A part of Saimiri boliviensis isolate mSaiBol1 chromosome 13, mSaiBol1.pri, whole genome shotgun sequence genomic DNA contains:
- the LOC120360602 gene encoding protein FAM90A5-like: MMAHRDPKRGANRLMRAQTLKKQQRAPAGPRVPPPDEENPRVKCKDCGAFGHKATSTRCPMKRWNGALVPQTSGKVEGKENLKPWKPRVEGNPGLWSKEKAENEERPRPQDQQRKALLQIISGKPQSKRLPGGKESGESCDYLTGASRPMPVHTTKRRPVVDAALTDGSAPKIADRGSTWASLSPLRKSSVSSSSSRGPTEPQTGAVAHIPQAASRGHGPQPLLLVKPTNSRPEGGSREVPQAASSTHGLNPVIDPQAQAKRPAVTSQPCPPAATHSLGLDSNLSFRPGAKRPAQAPIQACLSVPKKARLGPIQIAENSIQGGEPGALETLQPPPALTELRPNRSPQMSRRTPAQVPSLDLQPPHSRPCLPTVRACTVSHQPAAGQDGYQPLRMLFRRLGDGGWSSTFLTAPSPDSAKRPGAFPTQSPHVPEKSEGPCVCVPRSVLCEDLQVSSSSEEELV; the protein is encoded by the exons ATGATGGCACACCGTGACCCCAAGAGAGGGGCAAACAGACTCATGAGAGCCCAGACCCTCAAGAAGCAGCAGAGGGCCCCAGCTGGGCCAAGGGTTCCCCCACCCGATGAGGAAAATCCCAGG GTCAAGTGCAAAGACTGCGGGGCGTTTGGCCACAAGGCCACAAGTACGAGGTGCCCCATGAAGCGCTGGAACGGAGCCTTGGTCCCCCAGACCTCTGGCAaagtggaagggaaggaaaaccTCAAGCCATGGAAGCCCCGGGTTGAGGGGAACCCGGGGCTCTGGAGCAAGGAGAAGGCAGAGAATGAAGAGAGACCAAG GCCGCAGGACCAGCAGAGGAAGGCTCTCCTCCAGATAATTTCCGGGAAACCTCAATCCAAGCGGCTGCCCGGTGGAAAAGAATCGGGGGAATCCTGTGACTATCTGACG ggGGCAAGCAGGCCAATGCCAGTCCACACCACCAAGAGGAGGCCAGTCGTGGACGCTGCTCTCACCGACGGCTCAGCTCCCAAAATTGCTGACAGGGGCTCCACCTGGGCTTCACTGTCTCCCCTCAGGAAATCCAGTGTGAGCTCCTCCTCAAGTCGTGGACCCACGGAACCACAGACAGGGGCCGTGGCCCACATCCCTCAGGCTGCATCCCGGGGCCATGGCCCGCAGCCTCTCCTCTTGGTGAAGCCCACAAACAGCCGCCCTGAGGGTGGCTCCCGTGAGGTTCCCCAGGCTGCCTCCAGCACCCACGGCCTGAACCCTGTCATCGACCCCCAGGCACAAGCCAAACGTCCTGCTGTGACCTCACAGCCCTGCCCACCAGCCGCCACACACAGCTTGGGCCTAGACTCCAATCTCAGCTTCAGGCCAGGAGCCAAGAGGCCTGCCCAGGCTCCGATTCAGGCTTGCCTGAGTGTCCCCAAGAAAGCCAGACTCGGTCCCATCCAGATCGCCGAAAACAGCATCCAGGGAGGGGAGCCGGGCGCCCTGGAGACTCTACAGCCTCCGCCAGCTCTAACCGAACTTAGACCAAATAGGTCACCCCAGATGAGCAGGAGGACACCCGCCCAGGTGCCCAGCCTCGACCTGCAGCCTCCTCACAGCAGACCCTGCCTGCCTACCGTCCGGGCCTGCACCGTGTCCCACCAGCCAGCGGCCGGCCAGGATGGATACCAGCCTCTCAGAATGCTCTTCAGGAGACTGGGAGACGGAGGGTGGAGCTCCACGTTCCTCACGGCTCCGTCACCCGACTCTGCGAAGAGGCCGGGAGCCTTCCCGACTCAGAGCCCTCATGTCCCAGAGAAGTCTGAGGGGCCCTGTGTTTGTGTCCCACGGAGTGTCCTCTGTGAGGACCTTCAGGTGTCCTCTTCCTCCGAGGAGGAGCTGGTCTGA
- the LOC141580911 gene encoding protein FAM90A5-like, translating to MPAFQDEPTYGKYRVKCKDCGAFGHKATSTRCPMKRWNGVLVPQTSGKEEGKENLKPWKPRVEGNPGLWSKEKAGNEERPRPQDQQRKALLQIISGKPQSKRLPGGKESGEPCDYLTGAGRPMPVHTTKRRPVVDAALTDGSAPKIADRGSTWASLSPLRKASVSSSSSRGPTEPQTGAVAHIPQAAFRGRGPQPLLLVKPTNSRPEGGCREVPQAASSTQGLNPVIDPQAQAKRPAVTSQPCPAAATHSLGLDSNLSFRPGAKRPAQAPIQACLSIPKKARLGPIQIAENGIQGGEPGALETLQPPPALTELRPNRSPQMSRRTPAQVPSLDLQPPHSRPCLPTVRACTVSHQPAAGQDGYQPLRMLFRRLGDGGWSSTFLTAPSPDSAKRPGAFPTQSPHVPEKSEGPCVCVPRSVLCEDLQVSSSSEEELV from the exons ATGCCTGCATTTCAAGATGAGCCCACGTACGGGAAATATCGA GTCAAGTGCAAAGACTGCGGGGCGTTTGGCCACAAGGCCACAAGTACGAGGTGCCCCATGAAGCGCTGGAACGGAGTCTTGGTCCCCCAGACCTCTggcaaagaggaagggaaggaaaacctCAAGCCATGGAAGCCCCGGGTTGAGGGGAACCCGGGGCTCTGGAGCAAGGAGAAGGCAGGGAATGAAGAGAGACCAAG GCCGCAGGACCAGCAGAGGAAGGCTCTCCTCCAGATAATTTCCGGGAAACCTCAATCCAAGCGGCTGCCCGGTGGAAAAGAATCGGGGGAACCCTGTGACTATCTGACG ggGGCAGGCAGGCCAATGCCAGTCCACACCACCAAGAGGAGGCCAGTCGTGGACGCTGCTCTCACCGACGGCTCAGCTCCCAAAATTGCTGACAGGGGCTCCACCTGGGCTTCACTGTCTCCCCTCAGGAAAGCCAGTGTGAGCTCCTCCTCAAGTCGTGGACCCACGGAACCACAGACAGGGGCCGTGGCCCACATCCCTCAGGCTGCATTCCGGGGCCGTGGCCCGCAGCCTCTCCTCTTGGTGAAGCCCACAAACAGCCGCCCTGAGGGTGGCTGCCGTGAGGTTCCCCAGGCTGCCTCCAGCACCCAGGGCCTGAACCCTGTCATCGACCCCCAGGCACAAGCCAAACGTCCTGCTGTGACCTCACAGCCCTGCCCAGCAGCCGCCACACACAGCTTGGGCCTAGACTCCAATCTCAGCTTCAGGCCAGGAGCCAAGAGGCCTGCCCAGGCTCCGATTCAGGCTTGCCTGAGTATCCCCAAGAAAGCCAGACTCGGTCCCATCCAGATCGCCGAAAACGGCATCCAGGGAGGGGAGCCGGGCGCCCTGGAGACTCTACAGCCTCCGCCAGCTCTAACCGAACTTAGACCAAATAGGTCACCCCAGATGAGCAGGAGGACACCCGCCCAGGTGCCCAGCCTCGACCTGCAGCCTCCTCACAGCAGACCCTGCCTGCCTACCGTCCGGGCCTGCACCGTGTCCCACCAGCCAGCGGCCGGCCAGGATGGATACCAGCCTCTCAGAATGCTCTTCAGGAGACTGGGAGACGGAGGGTGGAGCTCCACGTTCCTCACGGCTCCATCACCCGACTCTGCGAAGAGGCCGGGAGCCTTCCCGACTCAGAGCCCTCATGTCCCAGAGAAGTCTGAGGGGCCCTGTGTTTGTGTCCCACGGAGTGTCCTCTGTGAGGACCTTCAGGTGTCCTCTTCCTCCGAGGAGGAGCTGGTCTGA
- the LOC141580962 gene encoding ubiquitin carboxyl-terminal hydrolase 17-like protein 17, which produces MEAGSLHLGGESHFNDFPKLTSSLPDAAVAEFKPRSQPEKSSLPSEPHVALSDSLAPEPARQLAPREKLPLRSRRPAAVGAGLQNMGNTCYVNASLQCLTYTPPLAKYMLSGEHSQTCHRQKGCMLCTMQAHMTQALNRPGHVIQPSQALSAGFHRRRQEDAHEFLMFTLNAMKKTSLPSREQLDDHAEDTTLIHQIFGGYWRSQIQCLHCHGTSDTFDPYLDIALDIEAAQSVEQALQHLVKPEELNGENAYHCGLCLQKVPASKSLTLHTSPKVLILVLKRFSQVTGHKLAKNVPYPECLDMQPYMSQQNSGPLLYVLYAVLVHAGWTCHNGHYFSYVKAGAGDAQWYKMDDAEVTACGVTSALNQQAYVLFYIQKTELERDGETVSTGREPRALGAEDTHRGAAQGELKRDPCLQVPDLKERAEERATDESTLDSWKFLQEQNKTKPEFNIRKVEWTLPPDVLVIHQSKCKSGMKNHHPEQRSSLLNNSSGNLTDHESINTGTFACVKGRAGRSKGKNKHSWRALLVCQ; this is translated from the coding sequence ATGGAGGCCGGTTCACTCCACTTGGGAGGAGAGTCGCACTTCAATGACTTTCCAAAACTCACATCTTCTCTGCCAGATGCAGCTGTTGCCGAATTCAAGCCGAGGTCTCAACCTGAGAAGTCATCATTGCCATCTGAGCCCCATGTCGCCCTCTCTGATTCTTTGGCTCCTGAGCCAGCAAGACAGCTGGCTCCCAGGGAGAAACTTCCTCTGAGGAGCAGGAGACCTGCTGCGGTGGGGGCTGGGCTCCAGAACATGGGAAATACTTGCTATGTGAATGCTTCCCTGCAGTGCCTGACATACACACCACCCCTTGCCAAGTACATGCTATCTGGGGAGCACTCTCAAACTTGCCATCGCCAGAAGGGCTGTATGCTGTGTACTATGCAAGCTCACATGACACAGGCCCTCAACCGTCCTGGCCACGTCATCCAGCCTTCACAGGCATTGTCTGCTGGCTTCCACAGACGCAGGCAGGAAGATGCCCATGAATTTCTCATGTTCACTCTAAATGCCATGAAAAAGACGAGCCTTCCCAGCCGCGAGCAGCTAGATGATCACGCTGAGGACACCACCCTCATCCACCAAATATTTGGAGGCTACTGGAGATCTCAAATCCAGTGTCTCCACTGCCAtggcacttcagacacctttgaCCCTTACCTGGACATCGCCCTGGATATCGAGGCAGCCCAGAGTGTAGAGCAAGCTTTGCAACATCTGGTGAAGCCTGAAGAACTCAATGGAGAGAATGCCTATCATTGTGGTCTCTGTCTCCAGAAGGTGCCGGCCTCCAAGTCGTTAACTTTACACACTTCCCCCAAGGTCCTCATTCTTGTCTTGAAGAGATTCTCCCAGGTCACAGGCCACAAACTGGCCAAGAATGTGCCATATCCTGAGTGCCTTGACATGCAGCCATACATGTCTCAGCAGAACTCAGGACCTCTTCTCTATGTTCTTTATGCTGTGCTGGTCCACGCTGGGTGGACTTGCCACAATGGACATTACTTCTCTTATGTCAAAGCAGGAGCTGGGGATGCCCAGTGGTATAAAATGGATGATGCCGAGGTCACGGCCTGTGGCGTGACGTCTGCCCTGAATCAACAGGCGTACGTTCTCTTTTACATCCAGAAGACTGAATTGGAAAGAGACGGTGAGACGGTGTCAACAGGCAGGGAACCAAGAGCCCTTGGTGCTGAAGACACGCACAGGGGAGCAGCTCAAGGAGAGCTCAAGAGGGACCCCTGCCTCCAGGTCCCTGACTTGAAAGAGCGCGCGGAGGAAAGAGCCACTGACGAAAGCACCTTAGACAGCTGGAAATTCctccaagaacaaaacaaaaccaagccagAGTTCAACATCAGAAAAGTCGAATGGACACTGCCTCCCGATGTACTTGTGATTCATCAATCGAAATGCAAGAGTGGGATGAAAAACCATCATCCTGAGCAGCGAAGCTCCCTGCTGAACAACTCCTCCGGGAACCTGACAGATCACGAGTCCATCAACACTGGCACGTTCGCTTGTGTGAAAGGGAGGGCCGGGAGATCCAAAGGGAAGAACAAGCACAGCTGGAGGGCTCTGCTTGTGTGCCAGTGA
- the LOC120360616 gene encoding beta-defensin 109: MRFHLLLFIVLLFSILSSPVRSGLGPAEGHCLNLGGVCRRDICKVIEDAVGACRRRMKCCRAWWIAMPIPTPLIMSDYQEPLKPKVK, translated from the exons ATGAGATTCCATTTGCTTCTCTTTATTGTCCTTCTTTTTTCGATTCTCTCATCCCCAG TAAGAAGTGGTTTGGGTCCTGCTGAAGGTCATTGTCTCAATTTGGGTGGGGTTTGCAGAAGAGATATCTGCAAAGTAATAGAAGATGCAGTCGGTGCCTGCCGAAGAAGGATGAAGTGCTGTAGAGCATGGTGGATTGCAATGCCAATTCCAACACCACTTATCATGTCAGATTACCAAGAACCTCTTAAACCGAAGGTGAAATGA